One stretch of Bacteroidales bacterium DNA includes these proteins:
- a CDS encoding PKD domain-containing protein, with translation FNASYQVNTVPDVTLPVITCIPSYTQVPGINCEIVIPDLIALSTTSDNCGIASITQSPVAGSIITGASAGQIITITLTATDISGNTASCSTDIIVGNNQPLAIDDISSTNEDVPVLINVLANDNFGCDGPSAGSITLSSVPLNGTATVDDNGTPLDPTDDQVLYTPNSNFDGIDSFTYTICDSNGDCSTATVTITVIATNDPPVTINESIRLCEGSSYNGTILNGDVDPDGTVLNVITIPLSGPANGLFTTDALGNYSYTPFPGFSGVDQVIVSICDNGIPGVACTNDTIFILVDDNIIANAGIDQNLCDVTSVSLSGNNPIPGTGNWTFVSGPSLVTVSPANSAIATASGLITSATPYIFEYTIVNGTCTSIDQLMIINSSQPSTSFAGTDQALCSVTPASTVMSANTPVSGTGIWTQILGPSVATIVNPSNPNTSITGLIEGTYLFDWTISNGACNPSSSSVMVQISQPASANAGNDDIICETQSSYTLISATASNYQSVIWTSNGTGSFNNSSIINPIYTPSAADIASGTVTLTITSIGNSPCPDVTDQMILTINKQVVVNAGADASICETQSSFALTTASATNYSSLTWSTSGTGSFNNTGIQNPVYTPSAADITAGTVVLTISSSSFAGCANVIDDMTLTISSQALASAGSDINICETQGNISLSTASASDYVSLLWTTSGTGTFNDPTLLNPIYTPGASDIISGTVTLTIQATAIAPCADALDSMVLGISRQATANAGSDAIICETEISVALGASSASNYTSIQWTTSGDGSFSNSSIVNPDYLPGPADLLSGTVTLTLTANSAAPCINVSDAMTLTIIRNVVGSAGPDADACEGTPYTVTGSSASNYSSLLWSHNGLGNLTGASTINPTYTAAAGESGNVILTLKAFSNAPCTDSIVDQMMLDIYPLPTAVLSGGTAVCEGDTAMLTIEFTGTAPWNVTYSNGAASTTISNITASPYLFSVIAPVGSINYTLTALTDSHCAATAAQLSGSALIIVHPTPVTDFTANSACLGDTTYFTVSGSYIMESSHWTWNFGDGTYGVYNTPVNPTHVYPGTGTYTVTLIVQDTIGCSYTVSHNIEIRPLPQAYFNFSTPTCLGTATQFTDLSNNPSGQGYIAEWTWDFGDGSPLQTILFPSTPNISHTYLIAGSYQVTLSVSNSEGCTDTYAQTLTITEVPIADFSYTSNCEDEAAQFFDESITGSTGAVNTWSWNFGDPLSGGSNTSTLQNPLHTYSSPGNYQVTLIVANFNGCTDTVNQQVTINPAPVAEFISSAGCTNNPTYFWADSTIININATATYFWSFGDGNTSNTRNTQNNYTAPGNYTVSLTITDTLGCSATVSHQVNVTIPPAAHFTYEVNNCANEAVTFTDESTSLNGYNTSWHWDFGDGNSQTILFPAIPNTSHTYAINGIFNVTLTVTNSLGCISSETQVINVFGGPEADFYHSGNCSESPVTFTDISTVANPQAIVGWSWNFGDITSGVSNTSTLQNPVHTFANAGTYNVTLVSYTSNGCSDTISHSVLVKPLPQVEFNAIGSCVGSEATFTPDPSVMNINTITTWLWNFGDGITSNVSSPTHIYTTSGTYMVTLTVTDTTGCSNTITHPVIVGEPPVVAFDFSSPGCNQSPVQFTDNTLVPSGYIMRWHWDFGDGNSQTILFPNSSATSHTYANSGTFNVTLTVKTSDSCIALLTRTVTISSRPQAAFSYNSGCEGNTTTFTDNSTVTAALITSWSWNFGDPGSGSSNLSTLQNPVHTYNTAGTYTVQLIAGTNAGCTDTITNTITIAPPPTVDFSSQPGCNGDTTQFNSSSFVNMATTQNWFWQFGDGTTSTLVDPLHIYGAAGTYTVTLTITDNNGCNATITASVNISAAPLANFAIGSPACEDLQVSFTDLTNANGNIITGWSWDFGDGNQISYTTYSPVVNHVYTQAGNFVVTLKVSTQNACENTYQQLISIGAAPLAEYTYQSTCEGESTQFTDLTTTSNGVSIVSWNWNFGEPGSGINNSSNLQNPVHLYATAGQYTVTLISENAYGCTDTVTHQVTISPKPGVEFTHDSITCVEMPVTFQPDPAITNTAAVQSYDWDFGDGSAHSSQPTPTHTYSTVGTYIVTLSIIDTSGCDNSISHEITIGDSPVTAFSYEQSCVEQQTLFTDQSLPPATGSIVSWKWDFGVVGNTNDTSSLQNPAFTYLLPGVYTVTLTTTSASGCSHTKSQPVQIWRNPTANFRYSTTPCSNGAVQFQDSSYSFQATITNWLWEFEPYQYSTLRNPSYSYFQNDTCYDVRLIVTDLHGCMDTITRTVCVPDEFTTEIAHQSACFGTPTTFTPVVLTPSGNQLNSVVWNFGDPLSGSSNTSTQVNASHTFSATGFYTVNMSATDIFGCQSTATTTIEIFALPTASFTWSNSQFSTTVDFTSTSVIAGAAIDYYTWYFGDGTSQTNYAPVQTASHSYAQAGYYTVTLLVVDKNGCTSTFSQEILCSPSPQAAMEVTDTLICQNTAITIENRSSGSIDTWIWNWGDGTAPTVNTTFQPTISHTYSQPGTFLLSLKIITLYNGNPIADSTTRIIHVNPSPEAGFVANKHCLGEMTMFTDTTLTHGAGGLTYTWNFGDPISVSDSSSAANPGYVYSSAGLFDANLIVANQYGCSDTVTQPIKVNGLPTAQFDHSVACLNNPTYFFEHSQEFEESLIHWGWRIGNEKIVGWMNGPSPSFTFDSVGVYPILMTVTDANGCIDTTAQTVTVYPSPYSAFSIEENYENEQGHLLLNNGSLGGSEYNWILGNGETSTETSPVVEYTEDGRYEIILYTTNEYGCTDSTSFAYDLLFKGLYIPNAFSPNGPEQTTRYWKPVGVNLAYYKVEIFNRWDELIWTSTALDEKGAPVEGWDGSFKDSPCQQGTYVWKITAIYRDGSIWQNRDLGDRTNLHNSTSGTVTIIR, from the coding sequence GTTGTAGCACTGATATAATTGTCGGCAACAATCAGCCTTTGGCTATTGATGACATTTCATCAACCAATGAAGATGTACCTGTGCTGATTAATGTACTGGCAAATGATAATTTTGGATGCGACGGGCCATCTGCAGGCAGCATTACTCTTTCAAGTGTGCCACTCAATGGAACAGCAACAGTTGATGATAATGGTACACCACTGGATCCTACTGATGACCAGGTTCTTTATACCCCGAACTCCAATTTTGATGGCATTGATAGCTTTACCTATACAATTTGCGACTCAAACGGAGATTGTTCAACAGCTACAGTTACAATTACGGTTATTGCTACTAACGACCCGCCTGTTACTATCAATGAATCTATCAGGCTTTGTGAAGGATCAAGTTACAATGGAACTATCCTGAATGGTGATGTTGATCCGGACGGAACTGTTCTGAATGTGATCACTATTCCTCTGTCTGGTCCGGCTAACGGTCTATTCACCACTGATGCTCTCGGCAACTACAGCTATACCCCATTCCCCGGTTTCTCAGGTGTTGACCAGGTGATCGTAAGTATTTGTGACAATGGAATTCCAGGAGTAGCCTGTACAAATGATACCATATTCATTCTGGTAGATGATAACATTATAGCCAATGCCGGAATAGATCAGAATCTATGTGATGTTACTTCTGTTTCTCTTTCAGGAAATAACCCAATACCGGGAACAGGTAACTGGACATTTGTCTCAGGTCCTTCCCTTGTTACCGTATCTCCTGCTAACTCAGCAATTGCTACGGCTTCAGGATTGATCACAAGTGCCACACCTTATATCTTTGAATATACCATTGTAAATGGCACCTGCACTTCTATTGATCAGCTGATGATTATCAACTCAAGTCAGCCCAGTACCTCGTTTGCAGGAACAGATCAGGCCTTGTGTTCAGTAACACCGGCATCGACAGTTATGTCAGCCAACACACCTGTATCCGGGACAGGTATCTGGACTCAGATCTTAGGTCCTTCTGTTGCAACCATTGTAAATCCATCTAATCCAAATACTTCAATAACAGGATTAATCGAAGGTACTTACCTGTTCGACTGGACCATCAGCAATGGTGCCTGTAATCCATCATCCAGCTCCGTTATGGTTCAGATTTCGCAACCGGCATCTGCCAATGCAGGAAATGATGACATCATATGTGAAACACAGTCAAGCTATACGCTGATCTCTGCAACTGCTTCCAATTACCAGTCTGTTATCTGGACAAGCAATGGTACCGGCTCTTTCAACAATTCATCCATCATTAATCCTATTTATACTCCAAGTGCCGCGGATATTGCATCCGGAACTGTTACACTCACCATCACGAGTATAGGCAATAGTCCTTGTCCGGATGTTACAGATCAAATGATTTTAACCATTAATAAACAAGTTGTTGTCAATGCAGGAGCAGATGCAAGCATTTGTGAAACACAATCTTCATTTGCTCTTACTACTGCATCAGCCACCAATTATTCAAGTCTGACCTGGTCAACTTCCGGAACCGGAAGCTTTAATAATACCGGTATTCAAAATCCCGTTTACACACCCAGTGCAGCTGATATTACTGCGGGAACAGTAGTTCTGACAATATCAAGCAGCAGTTTTGCAGGTTGCGCTAATGTCATCGATGATATGACGCTAACCATATCAAGTCAAGCTCTTGCATCAGCAGGTTCGGACATCAACATTTGTGAGACACAGGGGAATATTTCACTTTCAACAGCTTCGGCAAGCGATTATGTTTCACTGCTTTGGACTACCTCCGGAACCGGTACATTCAACGATCCCACATTGCTGAATCCTATATATACTCCAGGTGCTTCCGATATTATAAGCGGAACGGTTACCCTGACAATTCAGGCTACAGCTATTGCGCCATGTGCGGATGCTTTAGATTCAATGGTTCTGGGTATTTCACGGCAAGCAACTGCCAATGCAGGTTCAGATGCAATTATTTGCGAAACAGAAATCTCTGTGGCACTTGGCGCTTCTTCAGCCAGCAATTATACATCTATTCAATGGACAACCTCCGGAGACGGCAGTTTCAGTAATTCTTCCATTGTTAATCCGGATTATTTACCAGGACCTGCGGATCTACTGTCAGGAACTGTCACCTTAACCCTCACAGCAAACAGTGCTGCTCCTTGTATCAATGTTTCTGATGCAATGACGCTTACAATCATCAGAAATGTTGTTGGCAGTGCCGGCCCCGATGCTGATGCTTGTGAAGGCACACCATATACTGTAACAGGTTCATCAGCATCAAATTACAGCAGTCTGCTATGGAGTCATAATGGATTGGGTAACCTTACAGGAGCAAGCACTATTAACCCAACTTATACTGCTGCAGCTGGTGAATCCGGAAACGTAATCCTGACTCTCAAAGCATTTAGTAATGCACCATGCACCGATTCTATTGTTGACCAGATGATGCTGGATATCTATCCGCTTCCTACTGCTGTTCTGAGTGGTGGCACCGCTGTTTGTGAAGGAGATACTGCTATGCTTACCATAGAATTTACCGGAACTGCACCGTGGAATGTCACCTATTCAAATGGAGCAGCTTCAACAACGATATCTAATATTACTGCCTCTCCTTACCTGTTTAGTGTGATTGCTCCTGTAGGTTCTATAAACTATACGCTGACAGCATTAACTGATTCTCATTGTGCAGCAACTGCTGCTCAGCTGAGTGGTTCAGCCTTGATCATTGTTCACCCAACACCTGTAACCGATTTCACAGCGAATAGTGCTTGCCTCGGAGATACTACTTACTTCACAGTATCAGGGTCTTATATTATGGAAAGCAGTCATTGGACCTGGAATTTTGGAGATGGCACCTATGGAGTTTACAATACCCCGGTTAATCCGACCCATGTGTATCCCGGAACCGGAACCTATACAGTAACTCTAATCGTTCAGGATACCATTGGATGCAGTTACACAGTCTCACATAACATTGAGATTCGCCCCTTACCACAGGCTTACTTCAATTTCAGTACACCTACCTGTCTTGGTACTGCAACACAATTTACTGATTTATCCAACAATCCTTCCGGACAAGGTTATATCGCTGAGTGGACCTGGGATTTCGGTGATGGGTCACCATTGCAAACCATTCTTTTCCCGAGCACACCTAATATTTCTCATACCTACCTGATTGCAGGCTCATACCAGGTTACCTTATCAGTATCCAATTCAGAAGGTTGCACAGATACCTATGCCCAGACACTTACTATCACAGAAGTCCCAATTGCCGATTTCTCCTATACAAGCAATTGTGAAGATGAAGCTGCACAGTTCTTCGATGAGAGTATAACAGGAAGCACCGGAGCAGTGAATACCTGGTCGTGGAACTTTGGTGATCCATTATCGGGAGGATCAAATACCTCGACTTTACAGAACCCGCTTCATACTTATTCCAGTCCCGGAAATTACCAGGTTACGCTTATTGTAGCTAACTTTAATGGATGCACAGATACAGTTAATCAGCAGGTAACGATAAATCCGGCACCTGTGGCTGAATTTATCAGCAGTGCAGGTTGTACTAACAATCCTACTTACTTCTGGGCTGATAGTACTATCATCAATATCAATGCAACAGCAACTTACTTCTGGTCATTCGGAGATGGGAACACCAGCAACACCAGGAATACCCAAAACAACTATACAGCTCCGGGAAATTATACTGTTTCACTTACCATTACTGATACGCTAGGTTGTTCTGCTACAGTATCGCATCAGGTAAATGTAACCATCCCTCCTGCTGCACATTTTACCTATGAAGTAAATAATTGTGCAAATGAAGCGGTGACTTTCACAGATGAATCGACCTCTTTAAATGGCTATAACACAAGCTGGCATTGGGATTTTGGCGACGGAAACAGCCAAACCATTCTTTTCCCTGCCATTCCTAATACTTCACATACTTATGCTATAAATGGCATATTCAATGTTACCTTAACAGTAACTAACAGTTTAGGTTGTATAAGTTCAGAAACCCAGGTTATAAACGTATTTGGTGGTCCGGAAGCAGATTTCTATCATTCAGGCAATTGCAGTGAAAGCCCTGTCACATTCACTGATATCAGTACTGTTGCCAATCCACAAGCAATTGTTGGATGGTCATGGAATTTCGGAGATATCACATCCGGTGTGAGCAATACCAGTACACTGCAAAATCCGGTTCATACTTTTGCAAATGCAGGAACATATAATGTTACTTTAGTCAGCTACACCTCCAATGGCTGTAGTGATACGATTTCTCATTCAGTGCTTGTCAAACCTTTACCACAAGTTGAATTTAATGCAATTGGCAGTTGTGTCGGAAGTGAAGCCACCTTTACCCCGGATCCTTCTGTAATGAATATCAATACGATCACAACCTGGCTTTGGAACTTCGGAGATGGAATCACCAGTAATGTAAGCTCCCCCACACATATCTATACCACTTCAGGAACATATATGGTAACTCTTACGGTAACTGATACCACAGGTTGTTCCAATACTATTACTCATCCTGTAATTGTTGGAGAACCGCCGGTTGTAGCATTTGATTTCTCATCACCCGGATGCAACCAAAGCCCTGTTCAGTTTACAGATAACACCCTGGTTCCATCAGGCTATATCATGCGCTGGCATTGGGATTTTGGCGATGGAAACTCACAAACCATCCTATTCCCGAATTCATCTGCCACTTCACACACCTATGCTAATTCAGGAACATTCAATGTTACTCTCACAGTTAAAACCAGCGACAGTTGCATTGCATTACTTACACGGACAGTAACTATATCATCCAGGCCCCAGGCTGCATTCAGCTATAACAGCGGTTGCGAAGGGAATACCACGACCTTTACTGATAACTCAACTGTTACTGCAGCCCTTATTACTTCATGGAGTTGGAATTTCGGAGATCCGGGAAGTGGCTCTTCAAACCTCTCTACCCTGCAAAATCCAGTGCATACCTATAATACAGCAGGTACATACACAGTTCAGCTCATTGCAGGAACCAATGCCGGTTGTACAGATACCATTACCAATACAATTACAATCGCACCTCCTCCAACCGTTGATTTCTCAAGTCAGCCTGGTTGCAATGGAGACACGACCCAGTTCAACAGTTCATCTTTTGTAAATATGGCTACCACTCAAAACTGGTTCTGGCAGTTTGGAGATGGTACAACTTCTACCCTGGTTGACCCGCTTCATATTTATGGTGCTGCAGGAACATATACCGTTACCCTGACCATCACCGACAATAATGGTTGCAATGCCACTATTACAGCAAGTGTAAATATTAGTGCAGCTCCGTTGGCTAATTTTGCAATCGGAAGTCCTGCCTGTGAAGATTTGCAGGTAAGTTTCACTGACCTTACAAATGCCAATGGAAATATAATTACCGGTTGGTCATGGGATTTCGGTGACGGAAACCAAATCAGTTATACCACATATAGCCCTGTTGTTAATCATGTTTATACCCAGGCCGGTAATTTTGTAGTAACACTGAAAGTAAGCACTCAGAATGCATGTGAAAATACTTATCAGCAATTGATTTCCATTGGAGCAGCTCCTTTAGCTGAATATACATACCAGTCGACCTGTGAAGGAGAATCCACACAATTCACTGACCTGACCACTACCAGCAATGGAGTAAGCATTGTATCCTGGAACTGGAACTTTGGGGAACCCGGATCCGGAATCAATAACTCCAGCAATTTACAGAACCCCGTGCATTTATACGCAACTGCAGGTCAGTATACAGTGACTCTTATCAGTGAAAATGCCTATGGTTGCACTGACACTGTAACACATCAGGTTACCATTTCTCCAAAGCCTGGCGTTGAATTCACTCATGACTCCATCACTTGTGTTGAGATGCCTGTTACTTTCCAGCCCGATCCGGCAATCACCAACACTGCAGCTGTCCAGTCCTATGATTGGGATTTCGGTGATGGTTCAGCACATAGCAGTCAGCCGACTCCAACCCATACCTATTCAACAGTTGGAACCTACATTGTAACCCTGTCAATTATTGACACCTCAGGTTGTGATAATTCCATAAGTCATGAAATCACGATTGGTGATTCACCGGTCACTGCTTTCAGCTATGAACAAAGCTGTGTTGAACAACAGACATTGTTTACTGATCAATCACTACCACCTGCCACAGGATCGATCGTAAGCTGGAAATGGGATTTTGGTGTAGTTGGAAACACTAACGACACCTCTTCCCTGCAGAACCCGGCATTTACCTATTTACTACCTGGTGTATATACGGTTACACTAACCACAACCTCCGCTTCAGGATGCAGCCATACAAAGTCGCAACCGGTGCAGATCTGGCGTAATCCTACGGCCAACTTCAGGTACAGCACAACACCATGCAGCAATGGAGCAGTGCAGTTCCAGGATTCATCCTATAGCTTCCAGGCAACCATTACAAACTGGTTATGGGAATTTGAGCCTTATCAATACAGCACCCTGAGAAATCCGAGCTACAGCTATTTCCAGAATGACACCTGCTATGATGTTCGCTTAATTGTAACAGACCTTCATGGCTGCATGGATACCATAACCCGCACTGTTTGTGTGCCAGACGAATTCACTACTGAAATTGCACATCAATCCGCATGTTTTGGAACACCAACCACATTCACTCCAGTAGTATTGACTCCATCAGGAAACCAGCTCAATTCAGTGGTTTGGAATTTCGGTGATCCTTTATCAGGAAGCAGCAATACTTCGACACAGGTCAATGCCAGCCATACATTCAGTGCCACGGGATTCTATACGGTAAATATGTCAGCTACTGATATCTTCGGATGCCAAAGTACAGCCACAACTACGATAGAAATCTTTGCACTTCCTACTGCATCCTTTACCTGGAGCAACAGTCAGTTCTCCACTACAGTTGATTTCACCTCTACCAGCGTTATTGCGGGAGCAGCAATCGATTACTACACCTGGTATTTTGGCGATGGCACATCACAAACCAACTATGCACCTGTACAAACGGCTAGCCATTCCTATGCCCAGGCCGGCTACTATACAGTCACCTTATTGGTAGTTGACAAAAATGGTTGTACCAGTACCTTCAGCCAGGAAATCCTTTGCAGCCCTTCACCACAAGCTGCGATGGAAGTAACTGATACTTTGATCTGTCAGAACACAGCCATAACTATTGAAAACCGCAGCAGTGGATCCATTGACACATGGATCTGGAACTGGGGAGATGGAACTGCACCAACAGTAAATACTACATTCCAGCCTACTATTTCTCATACCTACTCCCAGCCGGGCACATTCCTGTTATCACTGAAGATTATTACCCTTTACAATGGCAATCCTATTGCTGATTCAACAACCCGGATTATCCATGTGAATCCTTCACCAGAAGCCGGATTTGTTGCCAATAAGCACTGCCTGGGTGAAATGACGATGTTTACTGATACCACTCTGACACATGGAGCCGGTGGCCTGACCTATACCTGGAATTTCGGTGACCCGATTTCTGTTTCTGACAGCTCTTCTGCTGCCAACCCAGGCTATGTCTATAGTTCAGCCGGACTCTTTGATGCAAACCTGATAGTTGCAAACCAATACGGTTGTAGTGATACGGTAACTCAACCGATAAAGGTAAATGGATTACCCACTGCACAATTCGATCACAGTGTGGCTTGTCTTAACAATCCCACCTACTTCTTCGAACATTCACAGGAATTTGAGGAATCATTGATTCATTGGGGATGGAGGATTGGAAATGAAAAGATTGTAGGATGGATGAACGGGCCATCTCCCTCCTTTACCTTTGATTCTGTAGGTGTTTACCCGATTCTTATGACAGTGACCGATGCAAACGGATGTATTGATACTACCGCCCAAACCGTTACAGTATATCCATCACCCTACAGTGCTTTCAGTATTGAGGAAAACTATGAAAATGAACAGGGACACTTGCTGTTAAATAATGGATCCCTGGGTGGAAGCGAATACAACTGGATTCTGGGGAATGGAGAAACCTCCACGGAAACATCGCCTGTGGTTGAATATACTGAAGATGGCCGATATGAGATTATTCTTTACACCACCAATGAATACGGTTGTACCGATTCGACCAGTTTTGCCTATGACCTTCTGTTCAAAGGCCTTTATATCCCTAATGCATTCTCTCCGAATGGTCCTGAACAAACCACAAGGTATTGGAAACCAGTGGGTGTAAACCTTGCATACTATAAAGTTGAGATTTTCAATCGTTGGGATGAGCTCATCTGGACTTCCACTGCATTAGATGAAAAGGGAGCCCCAGTTGAAGGATGGGATGGAAGTTTCAAAGACAGTCCATGCCAGCAGGGAACCTATGTTTGGAAGATAACAGCGATCTACCGCGATGGAAGTATCTGGCAAAACCGTGATTTGGGAGATCGAACAAATCTTCATAACTCTACCAGTGGAACCGTGACCATTATCAGGTAA